In Oryzias latipes chromosome 15, ASM223467v1, the following proteins share a genomic window:
- the LOC111948827 gene encoding uncharacterized protein LOC111948827, whose protein sequence is MAVMSAKPKQRTMIEGVKSTLYKAISGEVLDLSTLSVSETYKEFTPVSAPTICTMGITCEVPLVDSALGLVQEGSPLSYQQPKARSGPFAHIDAPPRPDLPLAGCRLETSCSMFVFTEHQQLHFKSLEVTWEMANKIEYATRGQSTSADWHRLRKPRLTSSHFGEICHAKPCTLDKMADRLLKGVRQTAAMKRGLEMEADAIEEYCKLKRVNYYPCGFIIHPDTPWLGTSPDGVVFDPTESTEFGLVEIKCPNVKSYVDYPHLKMKDGNLELKQGHGYYWQVQGQLLLTGVEWCDFVVFAEEDTLIQRIYRDSDVMQKIRERADFFFFYTYLRKYLL, encoded by the exons ATGGCTGTGATGTCTGCCAAACCAAAGCAGAGGACCATGATCGAGGGAGTAAA GTCCACATTGTACAAAGCCATCAGTGGAGAGGTGCTGGACCTGTCCACTCTCAGTGTGTCAGAGACCTACAAAGAGTTCACCCCTGTTTCTGCACCAACCATCTGTACAATGGGTATCACCTGTGAGGTCCCGCTAGTGGACTCTGCACTCGGTTTGGTACAAGAAGGCAGTCCCCTGTCATACCAACAACCCAAGGCAAGAAGTGGCCCTTTTGCTCACATTGATGCTCCACCACGCCCAGATTTGCCATTGGCTGGATGCAGACTGGAGACATCATGCAGTATGTTTGTTTTCACTGAGCATCAACAGCTGCACTTCAAGTCACTTGAGGTTACCTGGGAGATGGCAAACAAAATAGAATATGCAACTAGGGGTCAAAGTACATCAGCAGACTGGCATAGACTAAGAAAACCCAGACTCACGTCCTCACATTTTGGAGAAATATGCCATGCTAAACCATGCACCTTAGATAAAATGGCAGACCGGCTGCTCAAAGGGGTTCGTCAGACTGCAGCAATGAAGAGGGGTCTCGAAATGGAAGCTGATGCCATTGAAGAGTACTGCAAGCTTAAGAGGGTGAACTACTACCCTTGTGGCTTCATTATACACCCCGACACTCCATGGCTAGGTACATCCCCAGATGGGGTTGTCTTTGACCCTACAGAAAGTACTGAATTCGGCCTTGTGGAAATAAAATGTCCAAATGTTAAGAGCTATGTGGATTATCCTCATCTGAAAATGAAAGACGGCAACCTGGAATTGAAGCAGGGTCATGGCTACTACTGGCAGGTGCAGGGTCAGCTGCTCCTAACAGGGGTGGAGTGGTGCGATTTTGTGGTGTTTGCGGAGGAAGACACCCTGATTCAAAGAATATACCGGGACAGTGATGTGATGCAAAAAATAAGAGAGAGAGcagacttcttctttttctacacaTACCTACGTAAATATTTGCTGTAA
- the LOC111948838 gene encoding uncharacterized protein LOC111948838, producing the protein MSGFRVKERRLVFQRVTKTSQHCCVPLCANSSKYNSSISFHSFPKDMSVRAEWIVRVRREDFTPSKTSRVCSRHFQKGDFVNNPGKLRKLKKGAIPTLFSWNDFQIPAPRASVWERRPRPDSPPPPVHDINSEEEMELDTLAPDHDYCITPTTAMVADQLAEENDTLRQKVKELELHIEALQLRSCFGLKRFAGSDEDIRFYTRFHSYDHLMAFWRLIEPATSRMIRVTSVAREASASVAEKTTANRSTKLLPIDELFLFLNYLSTGCTQRELGHRFNIHRTTASRIITTWANFLYCVLGAICIWMTPEAITANLPPEFNDYADTQVIVDCTELRCQTPPSLVLQSEVYSHYKSHCTFKAMIGMAPHGPLTFVSALYGGSISDRELFRLSGIIPLLCPDMAVMVDKGFRVENLVPGKLHRPAFRSNNNQMAAQDVLETQSIARLRVHVERLIRRVKENKLFDTVIPLSISGSINQLFTVACILSNYQNGPLVKDWREH; encoded by the exons ATgagcggatttcgggtaaaagagaggcgtttggtgtttcaacgcgtgacaaagacatcacaacacTGTTGTGTACCCCTGTGTGCGAATTCTTCAAAGTACAACAGTAGtataagctttcatagctttccaAAAGATATgtcggtgagagccgaatggatAGTCCGAGTACGgcgggaggacttcaccccaagcaagacgagtcgtgtttGCAGCAGGCATTTCCAAAAGGGCGATTTTGTTAACAACCCTGGGAAATTGAGAAAGTTGAAGAAAGGGGCCATTCCTACTCTTTTTTCCTGGAATGATTTTCAAATCCCGGCACCGAGGGCGAGCGTGTGGGAGCGGAGACCCAGACCAGATAGCCCCCCTCCTCCTGTCCATGACATCAactcagaagaagagatggAACTGGATACCCTGGCACCAGATCATGATTATTGCATTACTCCAACAACAGCAATGGTCGCAGATCAGTTAGCTGAGGAAAACGATACACTTCGCCAGAAAGTTAAGGAGCTGGAACTACACATTGAGGCTCTCCAGCTGCGGAGTTGTTTTGGACTGAAGCGGTTTGCAGGATCGGACGAGGACATCCGATTTTATACCAG attCCATTCTTATGACCACCTGATGGCATTCTGGAGGCTCATCGAACCAGCAACATCAAGGATGATCCGTGTGACAAGTGTGGCTAGAGAAGCATCAGCCTCTGTGGCAGAGAAGACAACAGCAAACAGATCAACTAAGTTGCTGCCCATAGATGAGTTATTTCTTTTCCTAAATTATCTGTCAACTGGATGCACACAGAGAGAGCTTGGGCACCGATTTAATATCCATCGGACAACAGCCAGCAGGATCATCACAACCTGGGCCAACTTTCTTTACTGTGTACTGGGAGCTATTTGTATCTGGATGACCCCTGAAGCAATCACAGCTAACCTACCTCCTGAGTTCAACGACTATGCAGACACTCAGGTCATTGTTGACTGCACAGAACTGCGGTGCCAAACTCCACCCTCACTTGTGTTACAGAGTGAGGTGTACTCGCACTACAAATCCCACTGTACCTTCAAGGCCATGATTGGTATGGCACCACATGGTCCTCTGACATTTGTTTCTGCACTCTACGGGGGCTCTATTAGTGACCGTGAGCTCTTCAGATTGTCGGGCATTATACCTCTCCTGTGCCCTGACATGGCTGTGATGGTGGACAAGGGCTTTAGGGTGGAAAACCTTGTGCCAGGAAAACTTCACAGGCCTGCCTTCCGCTCCAACAACAATCAAATGGCAGCACAGGACGTCCTGGAGACCCAATCAATTGCACGGCTGCGAGTTCACGTTGAAAGGCTAATCAGGCGGGTTAAGGAGAACAAACTTTTTGACACTGTAATCCCTTTGTCTATTTCAGGGAGCATTAACCAGCTTTTCACTGTAGCTTGCATCTTGTCCAACTACCAAAATGGACCTCTGGTCAAAGACTGGAGAGAACATTAG